A window of Pseudomonadota bacterium contains these coding sequences:
- a CDS encoding DUF6036 family nucleotidyltransferase, with protein sequence MYPEQVVPQFDAYLAEQGLRYEAVVIGGAALSLLGVVSRTTDDCDVLDPQIPESIREAARAFCLRTLGRLDLLCTKLVALVDRGVDYEDCIALRPTLDELRRAWPFVEQYEGNDESREVYWIPAAKRQMQRLCEELGLDGVF encoded by the coding sequence ATGTACCCTGAGCAAGTTGTCCCGCAGTTCGACGCCTACCTTGCCGAGCAAGGCCTGCGTTACGAGGCGGTCGTAATTGGAGGCGCCGCGCTGTCCCTGCTAGGTGTTGTTTCCCGAACAACGGATGATTGCGACGTTCTGGACCCGCAAATCCCCGAGTCCATTCGCGAAGCGGCGCGAGCCTTCTGTCTCCGAACGCTGGGGCGGTTGGACCTCCTGTGCACTAAGCTCGTCGCGCTGGTCGATCGCGGTGTGGACTATGAGGACTGCATTGCACTGCGTCCAACGCTTGATGAGCTGCGACGCGCTTGGCCCTTCGTCGAGCAGTACGAGGGAAACGATGAGAGCCGAGAGGTCTATTGGATTCCGGCGGCCAAACGTCAAATGCAGCGCTTGTGTGAGGAACTGGGCCTCGATGGCGTTTTTTAG